Proteins from a single region of Rhipicephalus sanguineus isolate Rsan-2018 chromosome 5, BIME_Rsan_1.4, whole genome shotgun sequence:
- the LOC119393571 gene encoding proteoglycan 4 isoform X1 — translation MRITSFAGGCIAALAVAWHLVVVYGASADAASAGSPGTADVEAVPVQSSTSSTHSQESESVPELLRPVASSNSLLNNDATSLELSSSFLSVHTSSVTTVSETSKLPLVLRTEGSQETDFTSDDSEQHTVTHEPSVVATVADDPQSSTKPAEDLSQSNQMVMAPPSAPSLTAGDGEQELIISSILSSSESSSQGEQDTAPIVPRSTNNVISATELRVAEVTTLPSFTSGPVETEPQQDDTEEASLRVLRSIHPSSATPAHVVHHSLSREATPVSPSAAAAATERTRGGSNGSGGNPSIDNILSGIIQLLGGDMNLPRPPSMRLPPPPLPPPSPQQHHHHKPPSRINNRGPPNFNFPPPPHRPPQLPPHPPHPPPHPPHPPHSAPPRPRPSLPHLPPPHPGHFDTIPRPPPPNFHFPPVNHPNHPHHPQQHIHIVPLPHPPTVYPTPSDVSQLLGLNDPDRQQRPQHHDGHQHPPPLPPGAHDTDQHEATPALSEFPPINNGPEQPTMHRETVRDNGPEVMATATEHLPHSKSTIVLIHEGPVSSSPVEEVTPTSAGDDVHVEKTRHDGDEGHDVRPTRTETDLEPSGKVPSGPVSGWLPVFLDSSIRANSSRVSVNTAEEPEIITEPTEPSVFDITVMHSIGTVSNVVTPSQTIRPTFSTTAPSVEVGTSTESTSPDSDEIEGTEASDGELETPPSSQGSKTSNAEREPEVIYGTPKLENTPSTGPTTTLQPSIRSTTTTTGHTNTHMTKENESDVVTTLSGKGTLAPEVTHTRPPIKHNQSPTGRPIVIPVEIEDVRPVIGFPPELSHGFPRPQDGHGPQRPGASTSRPRPKEPTGPPRKSTSKPGSPARRRPGYRPKHNTTLVRIDTCIVGDDSTCDSQLNEWCKAELGVSSCHCRPGFTRTIPRGPCSPVVNVGLTLKLDRLGDKKLVFNRNYRNPESEDYQLLEYEAKQALHSLFSKSSFSRLFVDATVNRFQSAGSKVMMNATVQLEDNDITRVPSVKRVLQHEVVNMINRRNSNIGESRLYVDGLLNSGLAVDDVNECNDVTLNDCSKNAICENVFGTFRCTCKAGYTDKYPDTKWKSGRTCTACAPDYCNNRGDCRIANGQRECSCRGKYIGSRCDIDGEVLGVALGASITAVIIIVLTLVCLCLWNRRWKREQHKAEVMSAHSVGSLGYLSKASTLGPAYRVSVEDRLRWQHIADAMGNIYVQPEASAPPKTPPVFATPSRVRSPSPPEENHYSHIQRPRSRGAMYGPPPSHNPYEYETQKREMYGQVTPYYKTASHHTMYS, via the exons GGACAGCTGACGTAGAAGCAGTTCCCGTACAGTCATCAACTTCATCAACACATAGTCAAGAAAGTGAAAGCGTGCCAGAACTTTTAAGGCCAGTCGCTTCGAGTAATTCCTTATTAAATAATGACGCAACTTCACTAGAACTTTCCAGTTCTTTCTTAAGTGTTCATACATCGTCTGTCACCACAGTTTCCGAAACATCTAAACTGCCATTGGTGCTGCGCACGGAAGGATCTCAGGAAACGGACTTTACTTCGGATGATTCAGAACAGCACACTGTTACGCATGAGCCATCCGTAGTGGCAACTGTGGCAGATGATCCACAGTCATCGACTAAGCCTGCGGAGGACCTCAGTCAAAGCAATCAAATGGTCATGGCTCCCCCATCAGCACCATCACTGACAGCCGGCGATGGAGAACAGGAGCTAATTATCAGCTCTATCCTTTCCTCATCTGAATCAAGCAGCCAAGGCGAACAAGATACCGCGCCCATTGTTCCTAGGAGTACTAACAACGTAATATCGGCTACAGAGTTGCGAGTGGCCGAAGTCACAACGCTGCCGTCGTTTACTTCGGGACCTGTAGAAACAGAGCCACAGCAGGACGACACTGAGGAGGCCTCGCTACGTGTCCTGCGcagcattcatccatccagcgCCACACCGGCACACGTGGTCCACCACAGCCTTAGCCGTGAGGCGACGCCCGTGTCACCATCTGCCgcggccgccgccaccgaaaGGACTCGGGGTGGCAGTAACGGCAGTGGTGGTAACCCGTCCATCGACAACATTCTCAGCGGCATCATCCAGCTCCTCGGCGGCGACATGAACCTCCCTCGACCTCCGTCAATGCGTCTGCCGCCTCCTCCGCTGCCACCGCCTTCTCCCCAACAGCATCATCATCACAAGCCACCGTCGAGGATCAACAACCGGGGTCCCCCCAATTTCAACTTCCCGCCGCCCCCGCATCGGCCGCCGCAGCTACCGCCACACCCGCCGCACCCACCACCGCACCCTCCACACCCGCCACACTCGGCACCGCCGCGACCGAGGCCGAGCCTACCGCACCTGCCACCGCCTCACCCGGGCCACTTCGACACGAtcccgcggccgccgccgcccaacTTCCACTTCCCGCCTGTAAACCATCCGAACCACCCGCACCATCCGCAGCAGCACATACACATCGTGCCTCTGCCGCACCCACCGACAGTCTACCCAACGCCATCGGACGTGAGTCAGCTCCTGGGACTCAACGACCCTGACAGGCAACAGCGGCCCCAACACCACGACGGCCACCaacatccgccgccgctgccgccgggtGCGCACGACACGGACCAGCACGAAGCTACGCCCGCTTTGTCCGAGTTTCCTCCGATCAATAACGGACCCGAGCAGCCGACCATGCACAGGGAGACCGTTCGTGACAACGGACCAGAAGTGATGGCAACTGCTACTGAGCACCTGCCTCACAGCAAGTCCACCATCGTACTCATTCACGAGGGGCCAGTGTCTTCGTCTCCGGTCGAAGAAGTGACACCGACAAGTGCCGGCGACGACGTTCATGTTGAGAAGACGAGACACGATGGAGACGAAGGCCACGACGTGAGACCTACGAGGACAGAAACTGATTTGGAACCATCTGGCAAAGTTCCGTCAGGACCGGTGTCGGGTTGGCTTCCTGTATTCTTAGACTCTTCCATCAGAGCCAACAGCTCCAGAGTGAGTGTCAATACGGCCGAGGAGCCTGAAATTATTACGGAACCCACTGAGCCTTCGGTTTTTGACATTACCGTCATGCATTCGATCGGCACCGTGAGCAACGTCGTGACTCCGTCTCAGACGATTCGACCAACATTCTCGACAACTGCGCCGTCGGTAGAAGTGGGAACGAGCACAGAAAGCACCTCGCCCGATAGTGACGAAATTGAGGGGACTGAAGCTTCCGATGGTGAACTGGAAACACCGCCTTCCTCGCAAGGCTCGAAGACTTCaaatgcagagagagagccgGAGGTGATATACGGAACTCCGAAGCTGGAGAACACGCCGTCGACGGGTCCGACTACTACGCTGCAGCCCAGTAtccgctcgacgacgacgacgactggaCATACAAACACCCACATGACCAAGGAAAATGAATCGGACGTCGTGACGACATTATCCGGGAAAGGGACGCTCGCGCCGGAGGTGACCCATACCAGGCCACCAATAAAGCATAATCAGTCACCCACAGGAAGACCGATAGTGATACCGGTGGAGATCGAAGACGTGAGGCCAGTGATAGGTTTTCCTCCGGAGTTGTCTCATGGCTTTCCAAGACCGCAGGACGGCCATGGACCTCAAAGACCGGGTGCAAGTACGTCTCGTCCAAGGCCCAAAGAACCAACGGGCCCACCTCGCAAGTCCACCTCGAAACCGGGGTCTCCGGCACGAAGAAGACCTGGCTACCGGCCAAAACACAATACTACCTTGGTGAG AATTGACACCTGCATCGTGGGTGATGACTCGACGTGCGATTCACAGTTGAACGAGTGGTGCAAGGCCGAACTTGGTGTTAGTTCCTGCCACTGCAGACCGGGCTTCACCAGGACAATACCCAGGGGACCTTGCAGTC CTGTTGTCAACGTCGGACTCACATTGAAGCTTGACAGGCTCGGAGACAAAAAGCTGGTATTCAACAGAAATTACAGAAATCCGGAGTCAGAGGACTACCAGTTGCTCGAGTATGAAGCAAAGCAAGCG CTGCACAGCCTGTTCAGCAAGTCCAGCTTCTCGCGGCTCTTTGTGGACGCGACGGTCAACAGGTTCCAGTCCGCCGGCAGCAAGGTCATGATGAACGCCACAGTACAGCTGGAGGACAATGACATCACGCGCGTGCCTTCGGTAAAGCGCGTCCTCCAACACGAGGTGGTCAACATGATCAACCGTCGAAACTCGAACATCGGAGAGAGCAGGCTTTACGTCGACGGCCTTCTCAACTCGGGCCTCGCAGTAGACG ACGTGAACGAGTGCAACGACGTGACTCTCAACGACTGCTCGAAAAACGCCATCTGCGAGAACGTGTTCGGCACGTTCCGTTGCACCTGCAAGGCGGGCTACACGGACAAGTACCCGGACACCAAGTGGAAGAGCGGCAGGACTTGCACCG CCTGCGCACCTGATTACTGCAACAACAGAGGCGACTGCCGCATTGCCAATGGACAACGCGAATGCAG CTGCCGTGGAAAGTACATTGGTTCTAGGTGCGACATCGACGGAGAGGTGCTGGGCGTGGCGCTGGGAGCCTCGATCACGGCGGTTATCATCATCGTTCTCACCCTCGTCTGCCTGTGCCTCTGGAA CCGTCGCTGGAAGCGCGAGCAACACAAGGCGGAAGTGATGTCGGCTCACTCGGTCGGCAGTCTCGGCTATCTCAGCAAGGCATCTACGCTGGGACCAGCCTATCGAGTCAGCGTCGAAGACAGACTGCGCTGGCAACACATCGCCGACGCCATGGGCAACATATACGTG CAACCCGAGGCCTCGGCACCGCCGAAGACGCCTCCGGTGTTCGCCACTCCCAGTCGAGTGCGCAGTCCGAGCCCGCCAGAGGAAAACCACTACAGCCACATCCAGAGGCCGCGCTCCAGGGGTGCCATGTACGGCCCGCCACCG AGTCACAACCC
- the LOC119393571 gene encoding proteoglycan 4 isoform X2, protein MRITSFAGGCIAALAVAWHLVVVYGASADAASAGSPADVEAVPVQSSTSSTHSQESESVPELLRPVASSNSLLNNDATSLELSSSFLSVHTSSVTTVSETSKLPLVLRTEGSQETDFTSDDSEQHTVTHEPSVVATVADDPQSSTKPAEDLSQSNQMVMAPPSAPSLTAGDGEQELIISSILSSSESSSQGEQDTAPIVPRSTNNVISATELRVAEVTTLPSFTSGPVETEPQQDDTEEASLRVLRSIHPSSATPAHVVHHSLSREATPVSPSAAAAATERTRGGSNGSGGNPSIDNILSGIIQLLGGDMNLPRPPSMRLPPPPLPPPSPQQHHHHKPPSRINNRGPPNFNFPPPPHRPPQLPPHPPHPPPHPPHPPHSAPPRPRPSLPHLPPPHPGHFDTIPRPPPPNFHFPPVNHPNHPHHPQQHIHIVPLPHPPTVYPTPSDVSQLLGLNDPDRQQRPQHHDGHQHPPPLPPGAHDTDQHEATPALSEFPPINNGPEQPTMHRETVRDNGPEVMATATEHLPHSKSTIVLIHEGPVSSSPVEEVTPTSAGDDVHVEKTRHDGDEGHDVRPTRTETDLEPSGKVPSGPVSGWLPVFLDSSIRANSSRVSVNTAEEPEIITEPTEPSVFDITVMHSIGTVSNVVTPSQTIRPTFSTTAPSVEVGTSTESTSPDSDEIEGTEASDGELETPPSSQGSKTSNAEREPEVIYGTPKLENTPSTGPTTTLQPSIRSTTTTTGHTNTHMTKENESDVVTTLSGKGTLAPEVTHTRPPIKHNQSPTGRPIVIPVEIEDVRPVIGFPPELSHGFPRPQDGHGPQRPGASTSRPRPKEPTGPPRKSTSKPGSPARRRPGYRPKHNTTLVRIDTCIVGDDSTCDSQLNEWCKAELGVSSCHCRPGFTRTIPRGPCSPVVNVGLTLKLDRLGDKKLVFNRNYRNPESEDYQLLEYEAKQALHSLFSKSSFSRLFVDATVNRFQSAGSKVMMNATVQLEDNDITRVPSVKRVLQHEVVNMINRRNSNIGESRLYVDGLLNSGLAVDDVNECNDVTLNDCSKNAICENVFGTFRCTCKAGYTDKYPDTKWKSGRTCTACAPDYCNNRGDCRIANGQRECSCRGKYIGSRCDIDGEVLGVALGASITAVIIIVLTLVCLCLWNRRWKREQHKAEVMSAHSVGSLGYLSKASTLGPAYRVSVEDRLRWQHIADAMGNIYVQPEASAPPKTPPVFATPSRVRSPSPPEENHYSHIQRPRSRGAMYGPPPSHNPYEYETQKREMYGQVTPYYKTASHHTMYS, encoded by the exons CTGACGTAGAAGCAGTTCCCGTACAGTCATCAACTTCATCAACACATAGTCAAGAAAGTGAAAGCGTGCCAGAACTTTTAAGGCCAGTCGCTTCGAGTAATTCCTTATTAAATAATGACGCAACTTCACTAGAACTTTCCAGTTCTTTCTTAAGTGTTCATACATCGTCTGTCACCACAGTTTCCGAAACATCTAAACTGCCATTGGTGCTGCGCACGGAAGGATCTCAGGAAACGGACTTTACTTCGGATGATTCAGAACAGCACACTGTTACGCATGAGCCATCCGTAGTGGCAACTGTGGCAGATGATCCACAGTCATCGACTAAGCCTGCGGAGGACCTCAGTCAAAGCAATCAAATGGTCATGGCTCCCCCATCAGCACCATCACTGACAGCCGGCGATGGAGAACAGGAGCTAATTATCAGCTCTATCCTTTCCTCATCTGAATCAAGCAGCCAAGGCGAACAAGATACCGCGCCCATTGTTCCTAGGAGTACTAACAACGTAATATCGGCTACAGAGTTGCGAGTGGCCGAAGTCACAACGCTGCCGTCGTTTACTTCGGGACCTGTAGAAACAGAGCCACAGCAGGACGACACTGAGGAGGCCTCGCTACGTGTCCTGCGcagcattcatccatccagcgCCACACCGGCACACGTGGTCCACCACAGCCTTAGCCGTGAGGCGACGCCCGTGTCACCATCTGCCgcggccgccgccaccgaaaGGACTCGGGGTGGCAGTAACGGCAGTGGTGGTAACCCGTCCATCGACAACATTCTCAGCGGCATCATCCAGCTCCTCGGCGGCGACATGAACCTCCCTCGACCTCCGTCAATGCGTCTGCCGCCTCCTCCGCTGCCACCGCCTTCTCCCCAACAGCATCATCATCACAAGCCACCGTCGAGGATCAACAACCGGGGTCCCCCCAATTTCAACTTCCCGCCGCCCCCGCATCGGCCGCCGCAGCTACCGCCACACCCGCCGCACCCACCACCGCACCCTCCACACCCGCCACACTCGGCACCGCCGCGACCGAGGCCGAGCCTACCGCACCTGCCACCGCCTCACCCGGGCCACTTCGACACGAtcccgcggccgccgccgcccaacTTCCACTTCCCGCCTGTAAACCATCCGAACCACCCGCACCATCCGCAGCAGCACATACACATCGTGCCTCTGCCGCACCCACCGACAGTCTACCCAACGCCATCGGACGTGAGTCAGCTCCTGGGACTCAACGACCCTGACAGGCAACAGCGGCCCCAACACCACGACGGCCACCaacatccgccgccgctgccgccgggtGCGCACGACACGGACCAGCACGAAGCTACGCCCGCTTTGTCCGAGTTTCCTCCGATCAATAACGGACCCGAGCAGCCGACCATGCACAGGGAGACCGTTCGTGACAACGGACCAGAAGTGATGGCAACTGCTACTGAGCACCTGCCTCACAGCAAGTCCACCATCGTACTCATTCACGAGGGGCCAGTGTCTTCGTCTCCGGTCGAAGAAGTGACACCGACAAGTGCCGGCGACGACGTTCATGTTGAGAAGACGAGACACGATGGAGACGAAGGCCACGACGTGAGACCTACGAGGACAGAAACTGATTTGGAACCATCTGGCAAAGTTCCGTCAGGACCGGTGTCGGGTTGGCTTCCTGTATTCTTAGACTCTTCCATCAGAGCCAACAGCTCCAGAGTGAGTGTCAATACGGCCGAGGAGCCTGAAATTATTACGGAACCCACTGAGCCTTCGGTTTTTGACATTACCGTCATGCATTCGATCGGCACCGTGAGCAACGTCGTGACTCCGTCTCAGACGATTCGACCAACATTCTCGACAACTGCGCCGTCGGTAGAAGTGGGAACGAGCACAGAAAGCACCTCGCCCGATAGTGACGAAATTGAGGGGACTGAAGCTTCCGATGGTGAACTGGAAACACCGCCTTCCTCGCAAGGCTCGAAGACTTCaaatgcagagagagagccgGAGGTGATATACGGAACTCCGAAGCTGGAGAACACGCCGTCGACGGGTCCGACTACTACGCTGCAGCCCAGTAtccgctcgacgacgacgacgactggaCATACAAACACCCACATGACCAAGGAAAATGAATCGGACGTCGTGACGACATTATCCGGGAAAGGGACGCTCGCGCCGGAGGTGACCCATACCAGGCCACCAATAAAGCATAATCAGTCACCCACAGGAAGACCGATAGTGATACCGGTGGAGATCGAAGACGTGAGGCCAGTGATAGGTTTTCCTCCGGAGTTGTCTCATGGCTTTCCAAGACCGCAGGACGGCCATGGACCTCAAAGACCGGGTGCAAGTACGTCTCGTCCAAGGCCCAAAGAACCAACGGGCCCACCTCGCAAGTCCACCTCGAAACCGGGGTCTCCGGCACGAAGAAGACCTGGCTACCGGCCAAAACACAATACTACCTTGGTGAG AATTGACACCTGCATCGTGGGTGATGACTCGACGTGCGATTCACAGTTGAACGAGTGGTGCAAGGCCGAACTTGGTGTTAGTTCCTGCCACTGCAGACCGGGCTTCACCAGGACAATACCCAGGGGACCTTGCAGTC CTGTTGTCAACGTCGGACTCACATTGAAGCTTGACAGGCTCGGAGACAAAAAGCTGGTATTCAACAGAAATTACAGAAATCCGGAGTCAGAGGACTACCAGTTGCTCGAGTATGAAGCAAAGCAAGCG CTGCACAGCCTGTTCAGCAAGTCCAGCTTCTCGCGGCTCTTTGTGGACGCGACGGTCAACAGGTTCCAGTCCGCCGGCAGCAAGGTCATGATGAACGCCACAGTACAGCTGGAGGACAATGACATCACGCGCGTGCCTTCGGTAAAGCGCGTCCTCCAACACGAGGTGGTCAACATGATCAACCGTCGAAACTCGAACATCGGAGAGAGCAGGCTTTACGTCGACGGCCTTCTCAACTCGGGCCTCGCAGTAGACG ACGTGAACGAGTGCAACGACGTGACTCTCAACGACTGCTCGAAAAACGCCATCTGCGAGAACGTGTTCGGCACGTTCCGTTGCACCTGCAAGGCGGGCTACACGGACAAGTACCCGGACACCAAGTGGAAGAGCGGCAGGACTTGCACCG CCTGCGCACCTGATTACTGCAACAACAGAGGCGACTGCCGCATTGCCAATGGACAACGCGAATGCAG CTGCCGTGGAAAGTACATTGGTTCTAGGTGCGACATCGACGGAGAGGTGCTGGGCGTGGCGCTGGGAGCCTCGATCACGGCGGTTATCATCATCGTTCTCACCCTCGTCTGCCTGTGCCTCTGGAA CCGTCGCTGGAAGCGCGAGCAACACAAGGCGGAAGTGATGTCGGCTCACTCGGTCGGCAGTCTCGGCTATCTCAGCAAGGCATCTACGCTGGGACCAGCCTATCGAGTCAGCGTCGAAGACAGACTGCGCTGGCAACACATCGCCGACGCCATGGGCAACATATACGTG CAACCCGAGGCCTCGGCACCGCCGAAGACGCCTCCGGTGTTCGCCACTCCCAGTCGAGTGCGCAGTCCGAGCCCGCCAGAGGAAAACCACTACAGCCACATCCAGAGGCCGCGCTCCAGGGGTGCCATGTACGGCCCGCCACCG AGTCACAACCC